The Chionomys nivalis chromosome 1, mChiNiv1.1, whole genome shotgun sequence sequence AATGTCTGTGAAGGGAGTTACTGAGGTGGGAGCGCCTTCGACAAAATGTGGTCCTAGACTCAAAAGAAAGACTTGAGCAGCGAATCAGCGTccacctctctctgtgtcccGCCTTGCAGATTCAGTGAGCCCAGCCGTTTCCACCATGAGGGACTGCATCCCCTCATCTGTGAGCCCAAATGAGCTCTCCTCCATCAACACGCTTCGGCTGTTAGGTATTTGgtcatagcaataagaaaaccAGCTAATACACCCAAGTCACAACACAACTCACTGTGAGGCTggaatggccttgaactcgtaaCAGTCTGTCAATGAAGGAAGCTGgcgggaactcaagcaggacagagACCTGGAGGCTTCctttaccttgctcagcctgtgtTCTTACACATCCCAGGACCCCCATTCcggggatggcaccactcacagtgggctggaccctcccatatcatcactaattaagaaaatgcctatacggtggctggagagatggctcagaggaatagagcactggctgctcttcccgaggtcctgagttcaattcccagcaaccacatggtggctcacaaccatctgtaataagatttggtgtcctcttctgtactgcaggatacatgaaggaagaaacctatatacataataaataaaaatcttcaaaaaaaaaaaaaagaaaatgcctatgGATTCatctacaggccaatcttatggaggcattttctcaggtgagaaTCCCCTTTCCCATACGACTCTGACCTACGGCAAGTTGACAataaactagccaggacaatgATCTTATCTGTTTTTCAATTCCCATGTTTTCTTATGtgggtttttattagtttttaatatttttattttctcctactAGAAATCCATTGCGGATAGTTCATtggcttttgtttctctctgtaattGTCTTTGCACGGAAGGATAAAGCAAGGTGAAAAGGTCGTGGCGTATTTGCCACTGTGAGGAATAAAGGTGCACACACACTGGAAGAACGTCCTGGGCTTAGATAGTGTGCCGCACTCCCCGAATACATGGGAGTCTGTTTCTTCCACGCAGCCAGCAGCCCATCATCACACAAGTGTTCATCACGACCCAGCAGGCCCACAGGATGATGGAATCAGTTCTAGTTGGTGTCAGTCTCTTCAGAAGGGAAGGAGACTCTGATGACGTCTGGGAACGCCTCACTTTCAGTGCCGAATCCGTACAGAAACGTGGGCCTGAGCACCGCTGTCCCAGCAGAGCAAGATGAGACCGGAAGTCGGCGTGTGTCCACTGGGCATCTAAGGAGTGTGCCGCAGCCGCCTTTAAAGGACAATTTGAATATTAAACTCTGTAGCAGCCCTGGAACTTGAATCATTTCCTGAATAAATCGCTTCTGTTTCTGTCAAGTTTCCTGCTGCTGTTTTACAGGATGGGCCGTTTCCTCACTGTGCTTTCTCTCCCCCGGCTCTCATTCAACACCCTCGCCTGAGTGTGAAAGACATTTGGTGAGATGACCGACAGCGATATCTACTGCACGTTAGAGCTGCCTGCTGCGCCTCAAGTCCCAGATGGCTCCAGGTCGAAGCTCAAGGGTGAGTGAGCCACATGGGCCCCAAAGATTGGGCCGCGGGTGAGTGGAGAGGAGGACAACCGGGAGGATGGAGCACAGCAAATCGAGGATTTGAAGAAACACGTTCGGGTTCAGTTTATAGTGTTGGTGTGGAATATGGACCTTTGGCGTGGAGTGCAGCTATGACCTTGGTCTCAgaaaattcttttctaaaatggGCAGTggaggcgcatgcctttaatctcagcactcgggaggcagaggcaggcggatctctatgagttcgagaccagcctggtctacaagagctagttccaggacaggcaccaaagttacggagaaaccttgtcttgagaaaaaaaaaaaaaaaaaaaaggaaaaaagaaaagaaaattcttttctaGACACTCCTGCCATTCCAGCTAATGCCAAACAATGGCAatgccatcttttttctttttggttaatttttttctttattcctaagaattttatacatgtagaCAAGCATACTATTTTTTATTGATCCTGTTTGAAAGTAAGAGTTTTGTCTGCAGTCAGGCTTGGAGCAGTTTACTGTAACTGTTCAAATCCTACGATCTCTACTTCTCTAACCATGGCGTGACGAAAACAACAGCTTTATTGAGGGTACCGGTAAggtttcttgagacaagaaatAGACCCACGAATATAGATTTGtttcctgtcccccacccccttctcaTATTGCATCTGAATGGTGATAGCATAAAAAGTGCTGAAGCCTACTGACCCCTGGCCCTGACCCTGGGGGGCCAGGGAACACCAACAGTAACACCCACAAAAGCCATTTTCTATGCATGTTCACATCTGAGACAGGGAACAATGGAAATGCCAAAATGAATGCTTGATTTTCCATCTCAAGCAGGTGACTCCAGAAGATATGTTCTCTTTTGTAGTTTTGCAGACTTTCTCTGTTTGTTATATAAGTTTCTCATCAAGGTCTCCTTTTTTTTGGTTACAGTTTTTAATGCTGCCATTTGAAAACATTGCCATATTTTCTAAATCATGGGCATTTCTGTTTCTATACACTGTATAGAACTACACATCTTcatatgtgtgatttttttcctttattatatcTGTTCTAATTTGTAAGGATTAGAAATATTAAGTCAaaagaaatgtatatttaaaGTATAGATCTTAATAATgttgtatgttatatatattatatgttaagTAAAGAACGTAATAATTAACATAAAactaatacatacataaaataaattaaaatttctgttttacttattttcttaagTTGAATGGTGACTACTTAAATACAATTATGATTGGATACCCTTTTTCATTTAGCAAACAACTACAAATGAGAGTTTTTTATCTCATTAATAAGTTGTCTATGCAGGTGGACTTGgtagtgcacacccttaatcgcagcatctggaggcagaggcaagcagatctctgtgagttcaaggccagcctggtctacagagagagttccgaGTTCCGGTTCAGCCAGGACTAAACAGTGAATTCCTTCCTCAGGGGGTGGGGAaaccataatttttttaaaaaggcatctaTGGTATATGtgctatttactttatctttatttattatttgagacagggtctctctaggtaaccctggctgtcctagaactcactatgtaatctactttacgtagaccaggctggccttgaactcacagagatccacctgctcctgcctcctgagtttgtTTCATATAATGATAGTTATTTGGGATTCATGAGTCAAAATATTTACCATgctgaactctttttttaaaattgattctattgagctatacatttttctctgctccccttcctttctctcccttcccctcctaccctttcccagggtccccatgctcacaatttactcaggagaccttgtcttttttttactttccatgtagattagatctatgtatgtctctcttagggtcctcattgctgtctaggttctctgcattgtgatttgtaggctggctttctttgctttatttatgtttaaaaaccacttaagtgagtacatgtaataattgtctttctgggtctgggttacctcactcaatatgatgttttctagatccattcatttgtttgcaaatttcaagatgtcattatttttttctgctgtatagtacttcattgtgtataacatttttcttatctattattaggttgaggagcatttaagttgtttccaggttctggctatgacaaacaaagctgctatgaacatagttgaacacatgtccttgtggtacgattgagcatcctttggatatatacccaaaaggggtatcattgggtcttgaggaaggttgtttcctaattttctgagaaattgccacactgatatccaaaggggttgtaccagcttgcactcccaccagcaatgcaggagtgttcccttttcattttgaACTCTTATGATGCTTCTCTCATTATGAAATTTAAGAAATTGAGACGTTGTCATGAATAGCAATGTATAAGAATAGTGTATCTAAAATTTGAATAGACATATGAGACTAAATTAGGaaattaaattatctttttttttctttctttctaagacagagtctcatgcagCCCCAGCTGGCCCTAAATTTGCTGTGTAgcaaggaagaccttgaactactgattcttctgcctctagaTGCAGGATTCCCAGAGGATCTATGCCACATGGTTATTATGACACAGTGATCCATCTTCAAACAGAAGGCCAACCTATACTTATTATACTTCCAATAGTTACATGCCAAACAAGGTGGATTTTATCATCTACTTCTGAGATGAAGGCTATTTTGTTTCAgtttaaatcttatttatttaaaatttgaaaaatataaaagaaaacaagtgaaAGTATCTcgcttctgtttcttctcttaaCCACCCTCTTTAAAAGGGAAACGCTATGGAATGCCCTCAGGGATTTCCAGGTTTGACCTtagtcaaaaggcagagaagtGATCTTGGATAGACTTCAGCTTCAGCTATAGTAATTGTCCCCTGTTCTGAGGAATATGTCTTTCTTTTAGCTATATATCGAAAAAtcactttgtatttgttttttttttttttttaaattcctcttCAGAAGCTATGTATTTCATGGATATAATTATATTTGACTggtcttttctgaaaaaaatctatatttttagtTGATAGATTTAGACGTTTGGCCTTTTCTTCCTATAGCTATTCCTGTCTTCTGAATATGATattttacacatgtgtgcatatttgtagAAAAATGTTTCTTGAGGAGAAATTGCTGAGCCAAAAGGCAAATACTTGCAATTCTTGTAAATAACGGCAAATTGTCCTTCAGTTCCCCAAAGGCAGAGTCTGTCTACACACTAGCTCCCAAGTGTCACACACGTGGGTGTGtgagcctataaaccacaatggCAAAGGCAAGAGTTTCCTTTAACTTGAGAGCAAGCGCTAGACCCAATCAGGAAAGGAACCTGTGTGGCCTGGGTCTCTGTCTGTCCAGTAGAACTGCTCTAAGATACCAGAGTTTCTTGCCTGAGCCTCTGTGTCTGACTCAGGATCTTGCTTTGGATTGTGTCTCTGCAGCTGTCTTACAGAGGCCCCGTCTTTCCTGCCTTGTGACTGTGGCTTTGGGGCTTTTGAGTGTGATCCTCCTGAGTTTAGTGATGTACCAACGGATTGTGTACTGTGGTAAGTGTCAACTTCACCCCAGATTAgcctttcattttatattataaagtAAGATGACAGTTGATGACAGGATTTTACAGAATTTGCTAGAGAATTCCAAAGCTTCAGCACTGCTCTCCATATTGCATTGGAGCCCTAACTTTCCATAGAGAAAATACCAGGAACTTGGGACTTTTTGATCCAGGCTGATTGTGCCACAGTTGTCTGGAAAAGATGCGAGTCCCCAAAATGCAACTAGCACCTCAATCTGCAGACCCCAATTCTGGTGTCATGTGCAGCCTTCCTTCCCCGCTTTCTGGTTCCTGACCTAGAGTATGTAGTCTACCACAGTTCTTTGTATTCATGTGCTGCTGTGCTGCTGTGGTAGAATGGCTTATGGCGATTTTATGCAAAGGTGTctcatggaaggagaaaaccaatatGCTGTAGTCTCCTGAGATATTTTCACAGTGCCCTCTTATTCCAAGTGCTTTAAAGGAATGAGGAGTGCATCTTCTAGAAAAACCCAGCAAGGAGAATTCTAGCACCTTTCATTTTAGCATCCGATGTGCTTttctgccagaaaaaaaaaaaaaaaaaaaactatattcaaGTAAGTCAGTTTTGTTGAGTATAACAATTCTTTCTAATTTCTGTTGGCTCCAGATGACCAtatctgttgtttttttctggtttgtttcctTTTCCAGTGCCCATCATGGCTGTCTTGGGGCTGGACATCTGGAAGGGTTCTGTCCATGTAGCTATACACTGGGGATGTGAACGCAGTGCATAGACGTGTGCCGTGCAGATGCAGACATCCTTTATGCAGTGTGCACACATCATAAGGATACGGATGGTTTTCAGTGTCGTGGGCCCTCCACAGTCCTCAGGCACATCAGGCCTTCCATCAGAATCCAAGTTTGCTTCATGGTGTGCACATCCGAAGTGATGACTTGGGCGTTGTAGACTGTTCAGTTTGAGGCCACGTGTGTTGCAGATTTCTCTAAACCGTAGTGTGAAGAGGGTAGGGCAAGGTTTTCCTTGACACTGGAGTTGCCATGTTTTCTTATACCTCCCTTTTATTTTCCAGGACCATTTGGTCCAACAATGatgtgagctgtctcctcttcTTTCTAGGCCACAAGAACTGCCCCAGCTGCCCCAGCTGCCCCAGCTGCCCCGACCTCTGGGTGAAGAATGGTAGCCACTGTTACTATTTCTCGGTGGAGAAAAAGGATTGGAATTCTAGTCTGGAATTCTGTGTCGACAGAGGCTCACATCTCCTTACGTTTCTGGACGACCAGGAAGTGGTAAATAAAACCATGTAGAAAGTATAGagcatttccccctccctcttccttcctctcccctcacccaTTCTTCCCCCTTTTTCAATAAGACtgtgctgtgtagtccaggctggctttgaacttgtggtcttcctgcttcagcctcttaactcttgtatgcatgtgtgtgcgtgtttaaacatttatttattggcatttgtgtatgtgtgtattttttataaacaattgtttattttcttgtgtgtatatttgaacaatttatttatttatttatttatttacttatgtctgtgtgcatgtatgatgtaCTTATAtacgtgcttgtgtgtgtgtgtgtatgcgttaGAGGTAAGGGGGTGGCAAGCATTGCAGCAAAGAACTAGATCTAAAACACAGACTTAGTTAAAAGGCATTAGGTCCTGAAATACACAGGCCAACAAAGAAGCAATGATTTCTGTGGAGTCAGTGGAACTGAGGAGGGAAAAGGACTCAAAGACAAAAGGGCTACGCATAGGGACAATATGTCCTCAGTTGAGTGTTTTCTTCTCACTCTTTGGAATTCAGTAAGTTCTAAATTGGAAACAATGTCCAGAAGGTTGAGttaagaggcagagagaactgTGGGGGTCCCGTTTCCTAAGCACCCGCTCCATGCCTCTGCTGGGCCTAGAGGATGTTAACAGTGCCAGGAGTTGACATCCTGGCACAAATTTGGTCAAACTTGATTACAATTCACATAGAATAAGAAAGTAAGAAATCTTAGTTTGGTTTTTAGTGTtaatttcttgattattttttgttttgatattgcCGTTTGTTTTAATTTGGAGGGAATAAGATCAAATGTAGGGAATAGCTTATTAGTAATTGAGAGATAGGggttttgtagtccaggctggtttcaaattcatGATTTTCCAGACTCAGCTTTCTATTCAGATTaatctgctgagattaaaggagtccACTACATACCTGGCTTGCTAATTCCTATTTTGAGAAAAGATGAGATATTTATTTCCTCTCAAAAGAACACTTATACACTTGAAATTCTGGAAGGATCTAAACTCCAAACCATTCCTCAGAGATTTGCTTTTCCTTCATCTCTTCTCCAAGCCAGAATAGAAGAGATACCCCAGAATCTCTTCACTGCACAGGGGAAGAATAAATAGCCTTGTTTCCGGGAACTTTTGGAGCAGATAGTTTCATTTTGCTATCGCTGTTTTGAGGATCTGACTGAAGCCCACAGCAAAAGTGAGCAATTTGCTCAAAACGTTTGTCCCCCAGACTCCAGACACAGCATCAGTGAGTCACAACACATAGCGACAGAGAATTAGTTCCAGCAGCAACGTAAATTACACTGTGTGCTGAGGAGTTAGGGAAGGGGCTAACTTGTGGGTGTCTGGGAGTCGGCGCTAGCTGTCATTCTGGGCAGAGGAGCACCAGGTTCTTGAGGAatttagtctttctttctttatgttccCTGGATCCTGTACTCACTGTGGAGAACACTCAATAGTTAAGTCTGCTGCATTTTCAAAATGAGACAATTTTCTTTTAACcccagagccctgggttccagtCAGCGTCGTGGAGGGTGGCAAGAGCCCCTGACAGATTTAATAACAGCTACTATTGATGGTACTTTCCACATTCTTGTGGACTCTtgcttgattctttttctttctttctttctttctttctttctttctttctttctttctttctttctttctttctttctttctccctttctttctttacttttttttgtcaAAGTCTATAACAAAATGATCTGCATAGGTTGTCAGAGTGGAGTAGGGAGAGCACGGAGCCCTTTTGTTCTGTCCTGCCCtgctagcttatacccgaaataataacacagaaactgtatttattttaacactgcctgtcccattagctctagcctcttattggctaacactcacatcttgattaacccatttttattaaatctgtgtatcaccacgtgactgtggcttactggcaagattctaacctacgacCGTCTCAGGCCGGAGATTCAtgatatctgcctgtctgtccttcttcccagaattcggttctgtctccctgcctacctaagctgCTGCCCtgttaaaaggccaaggcagttttctttaataaCTAATGAAAGCAGCATAAATACAGAAGTACCTCCTataccatttttccttttttttgtttaaacaaaaaagaaagcctgtcactttaacatagtaaaattacatataacaaaacagttatcaagaagaattacagtcacaatattttatatttattttatcttttatcataactaaagaaaactataactattcattttttaactccatcaaagactccagaaggatatattacctaagtaaatgagaagtaagcaacttacaaactctagaaatgacagagacatcttgatgcctggacagtcacccaaaattcttttgtaccgttggggcatccatctttagccaacaggcccatagtattcaacatttttatgaagcatgaaattttaaagacaattcagtcacttttttttttgtatcctgtagaatgtctcgcagactcttttataaagCAGGAACCCCGGAGGATCAGCTCACCTTTAgccaagtttagcagtcctctctctgcgggttctttatGTTTAGTTTATGTAACAGTTtaggcaagaacagtttttttttttttttcccaaatggctagccaactccataaggagcctctttgatgcccatcttcctcttgaagtagctggtgctgccaggagcagatgtgtctcattgtcatgaaaagccctaagttattaaaacattaaatgccatattccatagtctttgaaagatatgaagaattcctgtctgaaatatatctatgcacatctagaaaatctaactaacatgactacaaacttgactattatagatgattattcaCTAACAATCTATATTCCGtaattgtacattacatttttaaatgcattacacaattacaataccttaatcaagatcagaaatatatatatatatttaacaaaattgaccttaaatttgtatcaataaattaagatttatttatatctatatcatcagAGTTCGTTGCTCGACTGTTGTTTTACTCCTTTGTTCTCAAGGCATGGCTTACTTACTATATTATAGCATAAACAATATTCCCAGTTTCGTACATGGGTCTGGAGAACACCAAAAGaccatatttaaaagtaaaaacctgggcctggtggtacatgcctgtaattccatcacttACTAGGCTGAAGCAAGGAGAAGCGTGTACTTTGGGCCATCTTGGGCTACGGAGTGAGACTCTATACAGCTATATAAATCTATTAAAACCGAAAACTTTCAGGGCATCAAGATGATGcagtgagctgggcagtggtggcatatgcctttaatcccagcactcgggaggcagaggcaggcagatctctgtgagttcaaggccagcctggtctacgagagctagttccaggacaggatccaaagctacagagaaaccctgtctccgaaaaccaaaaaaaaaaaaaaaagaaaaagcaatgtgCAGCCAGCAAAAgtgtttgccaccaaacctgacaacctgagtccagAGTGCAATCCCTGGAACCCTGGTAGAGGGACGGACTGACCCCCacgaattgtcctctgacctccacacatgcgtaCTGTGGCTTGTCCACTTcctctaaaataaataagtaaatgaatgcaATACAAATTTAAACGTTTTAAACTGGCATTCCCTTGGTGTAAAGTGCATCCTCAGAATTAATCTGCTATAAACACAGGctatttcatttcttctcttccacCTAGTGCTAACTAGCTGTGGTAACTGTTAAACATTTGTGAACTATTTTACTTTTAGAGATTATTTAAGATTCTGATTTATTCTAATTTGATTAAATCTTTTAAGTTCTTACGGGAAAATTCTACCTATGTTTAATTGTTATGAGTCACGATTATAGTCacatcaattatttttctttggttatGTTTTAGTCATTAAAACAGTGTTGATTCATCAAAACATCGGACTATTTAATAGTTCTGTTGTGGGATTGGCTTTCCTCAATATGTATTAAAATAGCTCAGGTGCATTCTATGAACCATATTAATTTGGAAACTTAAGGAGTATACTTTTGTGCCTTAATGGtagtttcattttaattaaaaatattacctataagttgtgtgtgtgtatatatatatatatatatatacacgttTACCTATAGTATAGAATAGATTGTATACGCaacatatatgggtgttttgggtttgtttgtttggttttgagatagagtttctctatgtagccctggctgtcctggagctcgggctgtagaccaggctggcctcgaacttgcagagatccacctacctctgcttcctgagtgctaggattaaaggtgtgtgctaccatgcctggcttagagTTTAAACAGTAATCTTAGAAAaagataaagaggaaagaaaagtatgtatttggtttaattttttaattaaaatttaaaagtaacaaaTGTCTTTGTTTGTTACTTTTAGTTTTTGCATTTTCCCCTTTCTGGAATATAATCAAACATTAATCGTTCCAGAAGTGGCACAACAGCCAAGTGTTCCATTTCACACTCTCTTTGTGGGATAAGAGTCCCAAGTTACACCCTTGGGTATATTTTCATGCTATTTCTTCAGTTAGACAGGTGTACACGTGCCCACACACCCCAATCAACCAATCAGAGGACAGAAAGATAATTTCATCTGTGTTTGAAGGCATTTTCCACATGGGATGTCCTTCAACTACAAGTGATATGGTGAAAATTTGGAATATCTGGGTTCATGCTGAGTAGAAAGGGCTGGTCAAGTGGCTTAGCATTGTTTGGGTCTTGAGCACAACAAGCCAGTGCAAGCAGGGAGTTCATGAAAGTGCTCCTTACCACCCTGCCTGAGGTCTCCCCCTTTCCCTGCCTTATTAGCTCTGGTTCCTCCTTTGGAGATGCTGAGAAAATGcaatgaatattttttcttctttcttgtggTGAGAGGTGTTGATCCAGAGCCTTGCATACAATAGATAATTGCTTTACCACGGAACTCCAGCCCCAGCTTTCTTAGTAAGCCAGGGGAGAAAGCAGACAACAcatctttgtctttttcatttaagCGGACTTTTTAGCAAGTGGGCTTAGAAAGGCATGAAGTCCCAAACCACCCTGAGCACTGGAatgccagtctctctctctctgtctctctctctctctttgtctctctctctgtctctctctctgtctctccctctctgtctctgtctctctctctctctctgtctctccctctcccccctcccccctctccttcgtTTTTCCTTGCTACTCCAGCATGCACACTTAGGACTCAGGCaaagcagaaggggcggagatTTCTGTTTAGGAGACTTTTGCCGCTGTAGCAAGAGGGCTGACTCTACAGTCTGCTGCCCCAAAAGTTCTGCACAGAGTTTCCTGTATTTCCTTGAGGCGTTGGGAAGATTGTAAGCAAGAGTTCTTGCCATTAGAGTGATTATATTTTAGTCAGAAGGGACGAAGTCCTGAACAAAAGTGCTAATTCATGCTTTGGAGACAACCTGCACCTTGAGGTAATGGTGGCTGTGGGTGTTGTTTTATGTGGACTCCTCAGAGCTGGACTGAGGCCTGCATGGTGACAGCCATGTGACAATCTAGGGCAAGGGTGTTACAGGGAGAAGAAAAAGTTGTGCAGACCTAAAGCAAGATGTTCTTGGTctgttacaaaaaacaaaaagcaaaaaatgaaaggaaggttGATGGGCTTGAAGCTGGTGACTGAGTGGTTGGCAGGGCGCAGATGGTGCCAGCTTTTGTATGTGTAGCAAAGGTCTTAGGGTTTTATAGCCTGAACCCCAGTGAAGAGAAAACAGAGGTGATTCTGCCTTAAAAGAGTTCAGAAGGGTTCCAGCTGAGTGACGACCCTGGGCTTGCAGAGAGTTTGTTCTTCACTTTACTTTGAGTAGAGCTCCTCCTCTTCAACCCCCGTCTTCCAGGAACAGAACACAAGTGATGGCCAAGTGGGACATTAGTAGTATCACGGCAACAGTAGAGCTGGAATTTCACTGGGTTTTCTTGATTCCTAGTAAAAGACTTTTCTCCAAAAGAAACTGTTCAACAAACGCTAATCTAAACCGCCATAGAGGTCGTGCAAGTCATTCAGCCCAAATTCAATTAATTAAGCTGTCCCTGGAAAATACTGAAAATTCATTATGTGAATGCTCAACCTTACAACAAGATTAATCTTCTCGGTTTATTCCTTGTTCTGTTGAACGTACTGGGCAGTTCCCTCAGGGCACAAACATCTTCTTTTGACTGTACCACTGTCTAGAGCGGAGCATCGTTTATCTTGGTCCGGGGGTAGCACACACATGGGTATACTTTGTTTAACTCTGCCATCAGGCCCATTGCCTTACCACACTCCGCCCCCTTGTTAAAGACAAGATTAAGGATTTGTAAAACGAGAGTCTAGTGGGAGAACACACAAGCCTATCGCT is a genomic window containing:
- the Klrg1 gene encoding killer cell lectin-like receptor subfamily G member 1 isoform X1, with the translated sequence MTDSDIYCTLELPAAPQVPDGSRSKLKAVLQRPRLSCLVTVALGLLSVILLSLVMYQRIVYCGHKNCPSCPSCPSCPDLWVKNGSHCYYFSVEKKDWNSSLEFCVDRGSHLLTFLDDQEVIPIRKHLDKNFYWIGLRNKDGWRWEDGPVLSLRIFSNSLIQRCGAIHRAGLQASSCEVPLQWICKKAVH
- the Klrg1 gene encoding killer cell lectin-like receptor subfamily G member 1 isoform X2 — encoded protein: MTDSDIYCTLELPAAPQVPDGSRSKLKAVLQRPRLSCLVTVALGLLSVILLSLVMYQRIVYCGHKNCPSCPSCPSCPDLWVKNGSHCYYFSVEKKDWNSSLEFCVDRGSHLLTFLDDQEVIPIRKHLDKNFYWIGLRNKDGWRWEDGPVLSLSLIQRCGAIHRAGLQASSCEVPLQWICKKAVH